CTTTTCAATCCTACATATCGGACAACTTTCACCAAATAACTGATTAAATATTGTCAATTTTTTAAATTTTAATTCATATCCTGGTAATTTCTCTTTTACCAATGAGTAATGTTTTTCACAAATTTTTCTTCCAAAATATTTAACATATTCAGGATACAATCCTACCTCTTTAAATCTCTCATCAATTTTTTTTATAACTATCTCTCTATCGTCATTATCAAAAGCTTCTTTCATAACAACTACTAATCCTATGTCTCCTAAGAGATTTAAACTATCTACTAAAGTATATCTAATATTCATTTTTTCAGCTTCCATTATATAAGGTTTTAAAAACTTTAAAGCTATTTCTCTTTTCATTTTAATATATGCTACACCATCTTTTTTCATAGCCTCAAATATTTCTGGATATACTACTCCTGATGTCAACTGCTCCTCTGTCAATGCTATAGCTATTCTTTCTTTAAATTCATCTAAATAAAAAGCTCTTTCTGCTTGAATTTTTAAAAATTTTATTTTCCCTTGATTTTCTTTATCTATTAGGCTTTCATTCATATTTATCACCCTTAGTAAATTACATTTGTAATAGATTATATCATAATATTGTATCATTTTACAGCAAGATTTAAAAGGTTTTTATTTTTAAATAATTTTAAATAAGAATAAAAAATGTTATAATAAAAATATCAATATTTTACTTGGAGGCAACTATGAGAAAATTTTGTTTTCTTTTTATTTTTATATCTATTTTTAACTTAATATTTTCAAAAAATATAATATTTAATTTTAATGTCCCTAAAGGAAAAATAGAGTATTTTAAAGCTGGGGATATATATACACAAACTCAAGAATTTTATGAAGGAAATATTGAGTTAGAATTAGAAGAAGAGGAGTACTATTTTTTATTTACTTCAAAAGATTATTCTAGTATTCAAAAAATAATAAATTTTAAAGAGGAAAATGGTCCTATTCAAATGGAGTTTAAAAAGAATGAAGCTGCTATAATTAAGGGAAAAGTTAAATGTGATGATACTTTATTAGGAGATGTTACAATATCTTTTATTGATGCTAAAAATCATAGTTTTAATTTTAATAGTGATCTTTTTGGAAATTTTACAGCACAAATTCCTCCTGGAAATTATAAAGTAAATGCAGTAAAAAATGGATTTATTTTAAAAGAATCTGAAAATATTATCTATGATTTTACCTCTAAAAATAATAATTACAATATAGAATTAACTTTAGAAGAATTACCTAGTTTTATTAGAGGTCAGGTTATTGATGAAAAAGGATTAGCTATCTCTAATCCACAACTTTCTATTAAAAATGGAAGTAATATAACAAGAATAACTGGAGATAATTCTGGTTTTTTCTCTCTTCCTGTAGAAAGTGGAATAGTAACTATTTTAGCAGAAAAAGATGGTTATCTTCAAAATGGTGTAGTTAGAAAGATAGAAAGAAATTCTTCTATCATTAATATAGAGATCCCTTTAACTCAAAATAGATTCTCTATAACAGGAACAGTTATTGATGATATAAAAGCTCTTCCAGGAGTACAACTTCAATTAATGACAGAAGATTATGATAAAATTACAACAACTACTACTAATGAAAATGGATTCTTTGAATTTTATAAAATCCCTGGTAATCAAAAAGTTTTTATTTTAATTTCAGAAAAAAATAAACCTATTAAAAAAAGTAATCTTATTGATCTAAATAGAGATATAAGAAATTTTAATATTCTTTTAAATTATAAATTAAAAATTTAAAAATCATAATTTCATCATAAAACAGTGCTATAATTCCTTTTAATCTTAATTTTATGGTGATAAAGTTGTTTAAAAAAAATATTTTTTCTATAAAAAATCATGTAGTTTCTTATTTACAGAAATCTTATCCAAATTATAATATACAAAAAGAAAATCTCATTTTATTAAATTTAGGAAGATTTGCAAATGCTACTGTTTTTGAGTATAAATCTAATAATTTAAACTTAACTATTAAAGATTTTTCTGGTTCTCCTTGGTTAATCAGAAATACTTTGGGAAAACTATTTATAAATTCCGAGTATAAAGCTTTATTAAAATTAAAAGACAATCCATCTATTGCTAAAAATATAAAAAGAATATCAAAATATACAATTTCTTTTGATTATATAGAGGGAAAAGCTTTAAAATATTTTGACAATATGTCTATTGAAAAGAATTTCTTTTTAGAGTTAGAAAACAACATTAATCTAATACATAAAAAAAATATTGTACATTTAGATTTAAGAAATTTAGGAAATATAATCGTTGGGAAAAATGGTTATCCTTATATTATAGATTTTCAATCTGCTATTTCCACAAAATTTTTAAATAATAAATTAAAAAATATTTTAAATCTTTCAGATTTAACTGGAGTTTATAAGGGTTGGAACTTTAAGTGTATTGAACCTTTAGATCAAAGTAGATTAAATACTTTAGAAAAATTTAATAAATTAAGAAAAATTTGGATTTTCAAAGGTTATCCTTTGACTAGATTGATGAAAAAAATAAAAAAATTTATAGATTCTCCAAAATTTACCAACTAAAAAAGAGAGAGTACAATTAAAAATTGTAGTTCTCTCTTTTTACATTTTTAATCATTAATTACATTTAAACTTGCAATTCCATTTAAGTCTAAATCTGCAAAACAGCTATTTTTATCTTTAGAGTTTATCAATTTATAATAAGCTGCTTCAGCTATCATAGCAGCATTGTCTGTACATAATTTCATTGAAGGATAATATACTGATATTCCCATCTTTTTAGCTTCCTCTGTAAGTTGACTTCTAAGTAAAGAGTTTGCAGCTACTCCTCCTGCTATAATTATACTCTTTACATTTTTATCTTTAGCAGCTTTCAAAGTTTTTTTACAAAGGATATCCACAACTTTTCCTAAAAAAGAAGCTGCTAAATCCTCATTAGAAAAACTTTCTCCCTTCATTTTCATCTTATTTACAAAATTGATCACAGCAGTTTTTATTCCAGAAAAACTAAAGTCATACTCTCCTACTTTAGGTTCAGGAATATGTAAAAACTCTCTATTTCCTTGATAATACATTCTATCTATCACAGGTCCACCAGGATATCCTATTCCTAATACTCTAGCTACTTTATCACAACTTTCTCCAACGGCGTCATCTAAAGTTCCACCTAAATTTGTAAAATTATGATCTTTATCCATATATAAAATATTTGTATGTCCTCCAGAGACTACTAATGAGATACATGGTAACTCTATATCATGTTCTAAAAAATTAGCATACATATGACCTTTTATATGGTGAACTGGAATAATTGGAATATTATAAGCATAAGATAATCCCTTAGCAAAGGAAACTCCTACTAATAATGCACCTATAAGTCCAGGAGCATAAGTAACTGCTATATAATCTACATCTTCCATAGTTATCTTAGCTTCTTCTAAAGCTTCTTCTAAAATAGCCGCTATATTTTTTACATGTTGTCTAGAAGCTATTTCGGGTACTACTCCTCCATATTCTCTATGTATCTCTATTTGTGAAGAAATTTTATTAGATAAAATCTCTTTTCCATCTTTTAATACAGCTATGGAAGTTTCGTCACAAGAACTTTCAATACCTAAAATTATCATCAAAAAACCTCCTATCTTTATAATGACATATTTTTTATTATATCATTTTTTAAGAAAAAAAGCACTTTTTTAATGAACAGAAAGATTGTATTTTTTAAATATCTCCATTACCTCCAATTTTCTCTCATAACTTAAATCCTCTACTCCTTCTAGGGGATATTCTATTCCTAACTCTTTATATTTAAAAACACCTAAAGTATGATATGGTAATATTTCAACTAACTCTATATTATCAAATTTTGAAAGAAATTTTGCTGTTTCCTCTAATAGTTTATTATCATCTGTAATATTAGGAACAACTACATGTCTTATCCATACTACTTTTTTTATCTCTTGTAAATAATTTAAAAATTTTAAAGTATTATCCAGTTCTACTCTTGTTAAATCTTTATATATCTCTTTATCTAAAGCTTTTATATCCAAAAGAACTAGATCTGTATACTCTAATATTTCTTTTACCTTTTCATTAAATATATATCCTGAAGTATCTAAAGCTGTATGTATTCCCTCCTGTTTACAAAGTTTAAATAATTCTAATATATAATCACTTTGAACTAGAGGTTCTCCCCCTGTTACTGTTACTCCACCTTTTTTTCCAAAATAATTTTTATATCTTTTTATCTTTTTTAAAGTATCTTCTGCACTCTCTTGTATCTTTTTCTCTCCTATATTCCAAGTATCTGGATTATGACAATACTTACATCTCAATGGGCAACCTTGTAAAAAAACTACAAATCTAATTCCAGGTCCATCTACAGTTCCCATACTCTCATAAGAATGAATATTTCCTAAAACCATTTTATCTCCTCTCAAGTATTAAAAGAGAGGGAATTTTTCCCTCTCAATATTACATTTTTCCACTAATAGTTCTTGATAATACATCTAATTGTTGTTCTCTAGTTAATCTTACAAAGTTTACTGCGTATCCAGAAACTCTGATTGTAAGTTGTGGGTATTTATCTGGATTTTCCATAGCATCTTCTAATAACTCTCTATCAAAAACATTGACATTTAGATGTTGTCCTCCTTGTGGAGTAAAATATCCATCCATAAGAGAGATTAGATTTTCTACTCTATCCTCTTTTGTTTTTCCCAAAGCTGCTGGAGAGATAGCAAAAGTATATGAAATTCCATCCTCTGCATGGTGGAACGGCAATTTTGCAACTGAAGCTAAAGATGCTATAGCTCCTCTAGTATCTCTTCCATTCATTGGATTAGCTCCTGGAGCAAAAGGTGTTCCTCCTCTTCTTCCATCTGGAGTATTTCCTGTTTTCTTTCCATATACAACATTTGATGTTATAGTTAAAATAGATTGAGTTGCTTTTGAATTTCTATATGTTCCATGAGTTCTTAAATAATTCATAAATTTTTCAACTATTTGAACAGCTAACTCATCTGTAGAATCTTCATCATTTCCAAATGGAATATAAGTTCCTTCTCTTTCAAAGTCTACTACTAAACCATCTTCATTTCTTATTACTTTTACCTTAGCATCTCTTATAGCAACTAAAGAGTCTACAACTATTGAAAGTCCAGCTATTCCACTAGCTTGTGTTCTTTCAATATTTAAGTCATGTAATCCCATAGCAAAAGCTTCATAAGAATATTTGTCATGCATGTAGTGAATAATTTTTAAAGCATTTACATAAGTTCCTGCTAACCACTTCATCATTTGATCAAATTTTTCCATTACATCATTAAAGTCTAAATACTCCCCTTGAACTGGTGTGAATTTAGGAGCTACTTGTGCTCCACTCTTCTCATCTCTTCCACCATTAATAGCATATAGAAGTGCTTTAGCTAAGTTTGCTCTAGCTCCAAAGAATTCCATTCCTTTTCCTATTTTCATAGGTGATACACAACAAGCTATTCCATAGTCATCCCCTAGCTCTGGTCTCATTAAATCATCATTTTCATATTGAATTGAAGATGTATCTATAGATACTTTTGAACAGAATTTTTTCCAATTTTCTGGTGAATGAACTGACCATAAAACTGTTAAGTTTGGTTCTGGAGCTGGTCCTAAATTGTATAGAGTATGTAGATATCTAAATGATGTTCTTGTAACTAAAGTTCTTCCATCTACTCCTTGTCCTCCTATTGATTCTGTTACCCAAGTAGGGTCTCCAGAGAATAGATCATTATATTCTGGAGTTCTTAAAAATCTTATGATTCTCAATTTTATTATAAATTGATCAATTAACTCTTGAGCTTCTTCTTCTGTTATAACTCCAGCTTTTAAATCTCTTTCAATATATATATCTAAGAAAGTTGAGGTTCTTCCTAAAGACATAGCAGCTCCATCTTGATCCTTAGTAGCTGCAAGATAAGCAAAATATAGAAATTGTACAGCTTCTTTTGCATCTTTAGCTGGTTTAGTTACATCAAAACCATAAGAAGCACACATCTTTACAAACTCTTTTAAAGCATTTATCTGCTCAGATACTTCCTCTCTTCTTCTGATAATGTCCTCATTAAAATCTCCAGCTTCCAATTGTTTTAATTGTTCTTTTTTATCTTCAATTAATCTCTCTACTCCATATAGAGGAACTCTTCTATAATCTCCAATTATTCTTCCTCTTCCATAAGCATCTGGAAGTCCTGTTATAATTCCACTTTTTCTAGCAGCTCTAATCTCATCAGTATATGCTGAGAAAACTCCTTCATTATGAGTTTTTCTATATTTAGTAAAAATCTCTTCAGTTACAGGATCTATTTCATAACCATAAGCTTCTAATGAGTTTTTTACCATTCTTAATCCACCTTTTGGGTAGATCCCTCTTTTTAATGGTGCATCTGTTTGTAATCCTACAATTACTTCGGAGTCTTTTTCTATATATCCAGGGCCATATGTTGTTATCCCTTGAGGTAGTTTTGTTTCAGCATCATATATTCCCTTTTCTCTTTCAATTTTAAACATCTCTGTTAATTTATTCCAAACTTTTTTAGTTTTTTCTGTTGAAGAAACTAAAAACGAATCATCTCCATAATAAGGAGTATAATTTTCCTGTATAAAGTCCCTAACATTTATCTCTTTTTTCCATAGTGTTCCTTTAAAATCATTCCAAAATTCCATTTTGCCTCCTTAATTAATATTGAATTTATTATAAAATTTATTGTTAACTATAATAATACACTTTTTAAGTATACTTAATATTATCATTCTTTAGTTAAAAAGTCAATAATTTATTTTGAATATAAAATATTTTTAATACATTTATTAATAATAATATAATAAAAAAAACCGACAATCTAGGCTTTAGTTGCCCAGACGGTCGGCTAAATTTCAAAGTTATACTCCATGTGGTTTTTCCACTTCCGTCAGTCATATAACAATTATATAATAACATTTTTGTAAAAAATTATCAATTACTATTTAATCTTATTATAATTTTTTTCTATAATCTCTCTTACTGTAGTACTTAAATCCTTTAATTCATCTTTAGATAGAGAAGAAACATATATTGGTTCATCTACAACAATTGTAACCAATTGGTTTCTTTTCATTTTCCATTCTCCTCTTTTTTGAATATTAAATGTTCCTTTTATTGTAAGAGGAACTATAATTCCATTTGTTTCAGTGGCTAATTTAAAGCTTCCTTTTTTAAATCTAAGTATCTCTCCATCTATTGTTCTTTCTCCTTCAGGAAAAATTACAATAGGATATCCTTCTTTTATTAATTTTACAGCTTCTCTTATATCTTTTATTCCCTCTCTTGGATTTTCTCTATTTAAGAATACACACTTACTTTTTTTCATCCAAATACTAAAAAATGGCCATGATTTCATCTCTTTTTTAGCAACAAAACCAACATCTATGTGTAATGCACTTACAATAGTAGGGATATCTAAATTACTTTGATGATTACATACAAAAATAATTCCCTCTTCTCTTTCTAAAGCATTTATGTTTTTTCTATTCTTATAAATTACTCTTAATTTTACTCCTAAACTTCTTAAAACTAACTTCGATAACCATCTCAATTTTTTTCTTGCTAATTTTACACCAGTTTTTTCATCTTTTAATGCTATTATAGGAAGATATACTATACTTATGTATATAAACAATAATAATCCTGTAACTGTAGCTAAAATCATTCCCAACATGTTCTTTGTCCTCCTAATAGTTATCATCTTCAAGCTCTTTTAAAGCTTTTTTTATATCCTTATATTCAAATCCTTTTCTCATTAAAGATAGTATCTTTTTATTACTATCTTTCTCTCCTAATTTTATCCAAATCTTTTTTATCTCTTCTAACTCTTTAGTTTCATAAGAATCTTTAAAAACACTTTTTATTATCTCTGTATCTATCCCTTTTTGTAAGAGCATAAACTCCATTTTCTTTTTTCCATAATTATGATTTTTTATATAACTTTCTGCATAATCATAATCATTCAGATAACCTAAGTTTTGAAACTTTTCTACTATTTCTTGAATTATATTTTTTTCTCTATATTTAGAGAGGAGCTTTAAAAAAAGCTCCTTTTTTGAATAATCTCTCTTACTCAATAAAAAGTATCCCATACTTTCTGCTCTTCTTTTTACTAATAGATAATACTCTTGAAGTGTGAGTTCATTTCTATTTTTTAAATTAAACTCTAAGATACTCTCTTTATTTAAATCCAAATAGAAAAATTCATCAAAATAGATTTTATTTCCCTTAAGATTATACCTCTTCAAAATTTAAAACTCCCTCTTCTGGAATTTCCTCATTTTCACTCTCTTCTTTTGCAGAGTGAGGTTTCATAACCTTCATAACTTCAGCCTCTATAGCTGCTAATAACTCAGGTTCACTTTCAAGTCTTGCTTTTACATTCTCTTTTCC
Above is a window of uncultured Fusobacterium sp. DNA encoding:
- a CDS encoding DUF1694 domain-containing protein, with translation MNESLIDKENQGKIKFLKIQAERAFYLDEFKERIAIALTEEQLTSGVVYPEIFEAMKKDGVAYIKMKREIALKFLKPYIMEAEKMNIRYTLVDSLNLLGDIGLVVVMKEAFDNDDREIVIKKIDERFKEVGLYPEYVKYFGRKICEKHYSLVKEKLPGYELKFKKLTIFNQLFGESCPICRIEKEKNKKW
- a CDS encoding carboxypeptidase-like regulatory domain-containing protein, whose product is MRKFCFLFIFISIFNLIFSKNIIFNFNVPKGKIEYFKAGDIYTQTQEFYEGNIELELEEEEYYFLFTSKDYSSIQKIINFKEENGPIQMEFKKNEAAIIKGKVKCDDTLLGDVTISFIDAKNHSFNFNSDLFGNFTAQIPPGNYKVNAVKNGFILKESENIIYDFTSKNNNYNIELTLEELPSFIRGQVIDEKGLAISNPQLSIKNGSNITRITGDNSGFFSLPVESGIVTILAEKDGYLQNGVVRKIERNSSIINIEIPLTQNRFSITGTVIDDIKALPGVQLQLMTEDYDKITTTTTNENGFFEFYKIPGNQKVFILISEKNKPIKKSNLIDLNRDIRNFNILLNYKLKI
- the tsaD gene encoding tRNA (adenosine(37)-N6)-threonylcarbamoyltransferase complex transferase subunit TsaD, whose protein sequence is MIILGIESSCDETSIAVLKDGKEILSNKISSQIEIHREYGGVVPEIASRQHVKNIAAILEEALEEAKITMEDVDYIAVTYAPGLIGALLVGVSFAKGLSYAYNIPIIPVHHIKGHMYANFLEHDIELPCISLVVSGGHTNILYMDKDHNFTNLGGTLDDAVGESCDKVARVLGIGYPGGPVIDRMYYQGNREFLHIPEPKVGEYDFSFSGIKTAVINFVNKMKMKGESFSNEDLAASFLGKVVDILCKKTLKAAKDKNVKSIIIAGGVAANSLLRSQLTEEAKKMGISVYYPSMKLCTDNAAMIAEAAYYKLINSKDKNSCFADLDLNGIASLNVIND
- the pflA gene encoding pyruvate formate-lyase-activating protein, which produces MVLGNIHSYESMGTVDGPGIRFVVFLQGCPLRCKYCHNPDTWNIGEKKIQESAEDTLKKIKRYKNYFGKKGGVTVTGGEPLVQSDYILELFKLCKQEGIHTALDTSGYIFNEKVKEILEYTDLVLLDIKALDKEIYKDLTRVELDNTLKFLNYLQEIKKVVWIRHVVVPNITDDNKLLEETAKFLSKFDNIELVEILPYHTLGVFKYKELGIEYPLEGVEDLSYERKLEVMEIFKKYNLSVH
- the pflB gene encoding formate C-acetyltransferase; protein product: MEFWNDFKGTLWKKEINVRDFIQENYTPYYGDDSFLVSSTEKTKKVWNKLTEMFKIEREKGIYDAETKLPQGITTYGPGYIEKDSEVIVGLQTDAPLKRGIYPKGGLRMVKNSLEAYGYEIDPVTEEIFTKYRKTHNEGVFSAYTDEIRAARKSGIITGLPDAYGRGRIIGDYRRVPLYGVERLIEDKKEQLKQLEAGDFNEDIIRRREEVSEQINALKEFVKMCASYGFDVTKPAKDAKEAVQFLYFAYLAATKDQDGAAMSLGRTSTFLDIYIERDLKAGVITEEEAQELIDQFIIKLRIIRFLRTPEYNDLFSGDPTWVTESIGGQGVDGRTLVTRTSFRYLHTLYNLGPAPEPNLTVLWSVHSPENWKKFCSKVSIDTSSIQYENDDLMRPELGDDYGIACCVSPMKIGKGMEFFGARANLAKALLYAINGGRDEKSGAQVAPKFTPVQGEYLDFNDVMEKFDQMMKWLAGTYVNALKIIHYMHDKYSYEAFAMGLHDLNIERTQASGIAGLSIVVDSLVAIRDAKVKVIRNEDGLVVDFEREGTYIPFGNDEDSTDELAVQIVEKFMNYLRTHGTYRNSKATQSILTITSNVVYGKKTGNTPDGRRGGTPFAPGANPMNGRDTRGAIASLASVAKLPFHHAEDGISYTFAISPAALGKTKEDRVENLISLMDGYFTPQGGQHLNVNVFDRELLEDAMENPDKYPQLTIRVSGYAVNFVRLTREQQLDVLSRTISGKM
- a CDS encoding lysophospholipid acyltransferase family protein, producing the protein MLGMILATVTGLLLFIYISIVYLPIIALKDEKTGVKLARKKLRWLSKLVLRSLGVKLRVIYKNRKNINALEREEGIIFVCNHQSNLDIPTIVSALHIDVGFVAKKEMKSWPFFSIWMKKSKCVFLNRENPREGIKDIREAVKLIKEGYPIVIFPEGERTIDGEILRFKKGSFKLATETNGIIVPLTIKGTFNIQKRGEWKMKRNQLVTIVVDEPIYVSSLSKDELKDLSTTVREIIEKNYNKIK
- a CDS encoding RecX family transcriptional regulator; its protein translation is MKRYNLKGNKIYFDEFFYLDLNKESILEFNLKNRNELTLQEYYLLVKRRAESMGYFLLSKRDYSKKELFLKLLSKYREKNIIQEIVEKFQNLGYLNDYDYAESYIKNHNYGKKKMEFMLLQKGIDTEIIKSVFKDSYETKELEEIKKIWIKLGEKDSNKKILSLMRKGFEYKDIKKALKELEDDNY